The window TTTACACTTGTATCGCTGTTTGCCTGCCTGTTTACCCCATTTGATACTCGACTGAAATCCACAAGCCCAGCATCGCTTTTTTTTCTATTTTCATGAAATAAAAAATGATTGATGAAACTAATTTCATCAATCATTCAAAAACTACAAGGTAAGTCGCTGATTATTAATTCTTTACAATTGATTTTTGTGCATTTTACCAACTATTTTTTGCTAATATACCATTTTTTAGATTCAATCGTATTGAAGCAAAAACAAGTTGCTGGCATTGTATTAAATGGTATTGAAATTTTAAGTAAACTATCTTCAGAACAAGATGATACGCTCAGAGCGTTCAAAGATGCTTTTTCTGAAAAGTACGATAGACAATTTGTTCCTCTTGGAGAAGTATTAGATTCAGAATTTGGTATTGGTTTCCCTCAATTGAAAATGTTCGGCACGGTGGAATCATCTCAAATTATCAATCAGATAGACTATAAATCCGAAGGTAGAAGTAGGTCTAACCTTAATACCAATGTAGAAAAACTTTGGGTATCAAAATATGAGCAAGCCATAAGAAATAATGCTTGTGAAATTGAAATTACAGATGAAGACGTGATTCATTTTTCTTCAAAAGTTTCTAAAATGTCTCCTACTTTTTCCGTAATTACCTCGAATGTGAATATTTCTGATAAGGAATATATCATTTTAACCGAAGTTGGATGCAGCACAGGCATAAATCTTTTAGGTCGTTTTTGCTTTGCAAATCCCGAAATAAAATCATTAGCAATGAATATTGCACAGAAAGAGAAGGAGTATTATAAAAATACAATAATAGCAGAAGTAGTTCATCTACCCGAAAAACGTGTAGGGAATATATTATCCAGGCCAAGTTTTTTTGATTACGAAATAGATTATTTATCAGGCTCTTGTATTGAGCCAAGCAAACAAATCACCATCACAGATTTGTCAGTTGGGGTAATAGATGATGAAATAATCTTATTTTCAACAAAATTTAACAGAAGAGTTATTCCGAGACTTTCAAATGCTCATAACTTTAGTAATGACTCATTGCCTGTGTACAATTTCTTATGTTCGGTACAACATCAAGGAATTAAAAGTCTATTTATAGAAATGGGTGATTGGGAAAAGTATGTTACTTATACGCCAAGAATAAGATATAAAAATGTCATTTTGAGGTTAGCAAAATGGGTTTTATATAAAAGTCATTCAGAAATGATTAAAAAAGAGTCATTGGTAATGTTTTGCAAAAATTGGAAAATTCCGAAGTATGTATCAATAACGGACGGCGACAACGAGTTAGTGATAGATACGCTTTCAAATATTGGGATAGATTTGCTTTTAGATAATTTGAAAAATAATGAAAAAACTATATTAACAGAATGGTTACATTTTTCGGATAAACCGACCTTGACAAAATTGGGAGAACCATTTGTCAATCAAACTATATTCGCCTTCTACAAAACAGTAGAAGGACCTAAATCTGCCTATATTTCAACTTCAAATATTAAGAAACAATTCATTCCAGGTTCCGAATGGTTATACATAAAAATATATTGTGGAACTCAGATGGCAGACTTGCTATTATTAAAGATAACTGAGATAATAACAGATTGGGTAGGTCAGCGAATAGAAAAATGGTTTTTCGTCAGATTCAATGACCCACACCATCACTTACGAATTCGTTTTTTTGTAAATAATGAGCAAGACCGTGCAGCACTTATTGAGAAAATAAACCAAAAATTGGAATCAATAAAAGACTACCTGCCATTTTGGAAGGTTCAGCATGACAGCTATGAAAGAGAATTGGGACGATATGGTATTGAAAACATAGAATTATCAGAAACACTATTTTTTATAGATAGTAGTATTTATTCAGAAATTTTAGTAAAATTAGGTTCATTTGATGACTCTTCAAGATGGTATCTTGGTATTTATCACGTACATAATTGGCTGGACTTATTCGGCTACAAATTAGACGATAAACTATTATTAGTGGAAAAATTAAGAGAAAGCTTTGCAAATGAATTTATAAACGATAGTTCACTCAAAGAAAAATTAAGTAGTTTATATCGAACGGAAAGAACGATAATTGATAAAATAGCATCAGGAGAGGGTGATATGTTGTTCTCATATAGACCCATCAAATCGGTATTTAAAAAATATCGGTCTGTATTGAATAAATCAAAGTGGTTTGAAAGAATCAAAAAAAGTGATGATTTAGTAGCGAGTTATTTGCATATGAGCATTAATCGCTGGCATATTTCCAATCAACGATTAAACGAGTATATTATTTACGACGTATTATTTCGCAGTTATCGGTCTCTTACAAAGCGAAATAGTATCAATGTAAAAGCAAAAGATTAAACCAATCAGTGGTGTTTTTTTCTATTGAATAATTCACGAGATTTAAACCCAAATAACCATCCATAATAGAGGTAACTTGATTTGTTTTTATATTCGGGACAAGAATATTGGCTTCTTTAAGCCAGTAACTTGCAACTTGTAAATACTTTGGATTTCTATACATTGACCCAAAGTAATGATATAACATTGCATTTCCAGTATAACCCGAAATAATAGAAATTCCATTATTATCCAATAGTTCTTTTTTTTGAATGAGAGAAAAAGATAAAATTCTTAATGCCCAACCTGTATATGATTTGTCCAAACATTTACCCAATCTAAAAAAAAGGAGAGCCAAAGCAAGATTACCAGTATCCCATGATAAATTGTTTGTCATAATAATTTCATTCGTGTTTCGGTCGTACTTATCTGGAAAAAAATTCAAAAATTCGCTATTAGTATAAACATCCATTTTTACTTTAACTATGGACTCTATTATATTATCAAGAACAGACAATATTTGCTTATTTCCCGTTCTTTCAAATGCCAAACAAAGACATATAGTAATACCAACAATACCATTTTTGATACTTAAATTGAGCGGTTCTTCTTGATAGAAAGCATAAAATTTTTGAATTATTTTTTCTGTTAATATTTCTATTGCTTTAATGGTTTCATTTGGAGGTAATGAAAAAAAATAGTTAATCGACATTGAAGCACCGTTCCAATAATGAATAGCATTCCGCTCGGACAGTTCAATACCTTTTTGAAGTATAATGTCATTAACTCTTTTAAAGAATGTTTTATCCGATTTTTTTTTGAGATAAAACCCAATCAAAGTATAATGCCAAAGTTCTAATTCATTATCATACTTCGTCAAAGATTCTTTTGAAATAGAATCAAAATTAGTGGCGTTATTCATAATAACTTCGCAAAAATTATTCTCAATTTGAATTGATTTTGCGAAATTATCATAAATTTGAGTCATAAAAGAAGATGTATTAACGATTGTTTATCATAACTGTTGTTGGAATAGTAACACTCGTTTTGCCATTTGTTGATAATGATTTAAAAAATGATACGGTTGTTTTAGTTAATCTTAATGATGTTTGTGTCTTTTTCATTAGTCATAATTGTTTATGTTTACAGACCAAAGTTGTTGTCTGCAAAAACTAAAAAGAAAAAGATTATATATTCTAAACTATTGCCGATATGAATCTTGCGAATAACATTAAACTAAGAGAAAAGGGCATCCTGTTAAACTGGTGGATACACGGTCTTTTTTGGAATACTTATGTATTTATCGCTTTTAATGCTTATTTAATTGAACCCAAGAACATAAGTACTGTTGATAGATTTATTGATGTTTATGTACATAACCTTTTGGCTATTTCTGTATGCTTCTACTTACAATTCTTCCTTTTGTTAAGATTGAGGGGGGGGTGGAAGTTAACAAGCTTCATTCTAATTTTTATTGTTTTTACAATACTCAGGATTATTATTAATGATGTATTATGGCGTTGGGGAGTAACTGCTTCAAGTTCAAAAAGCACTACAACCTATTTAGATGGATTTATTATATATTTTTTTTTTGGTGGAATGGGGACAGGATTTTATTTTGCCATAAATACAATAAAAAAACAAGAAGTGATTTTTCTGTTAGAAAAAGATAAGTACAATAATGAAATTAAGCTTCATGAGGAAAAAATTCGTAATCAACAACTTCAAATAGAAGGCCAAAAATCAGAAATGTCAAGGTTGAATGCTCAAATTAACCCTCATTTCTTGTTTAATACATTGAATTTTTTTTATTCAGAGGTTCGAACATTACACCCCAAAATTTCAGAGTCAATTCTTTTATTATCTGATATTATGAGATACTCATTAATTGAAAATCATAATGCAGATTTAGTACCTGTTGAAGGTGAAATTAACCATATAAAGAACTATATAGATTTACAAAAAAACAGATATAATGATATTATGAATCTTTCACTTAACATTGTAGGTGGTAGCAACTGCAAAAATAAAACAATTCCGCCTATGATACTTCTAACGCTGATTGAAAACTGTTTTAAATATGGAGACTTGTTTGATAGTAATGAATCCTGCCAAATAAACATCATATTAGAAGAAGACCGATTTTTATATCAATCTGTCAATAAGGTCCAACACCAAACTTCATATTTGCCTTCTACGGAAATTGGACAAAGTAATATAAAAGCAAGGCTTAAAATGATTTATGGAGAAGAAAATTTTCAATTCAAAACAGATGTGAAAAATAATCGATACTATTGTAATTTAAGTATAAACTACTATTAATGCTATGCTAAGATGTTTTATAGTGGATGATGAACCACCAGCAATTAACCTACTTACACAATATATTAATGAAACCCCATTTTTACAGCTAATTGGTTCAGCCACCGACCCAACTCAAGCCCTAAATGAAATTAAATTTTTAGAAATAGATATACTATTTTTAGATATACAAATGCCAAAAATAACAGGATTTGAGTTAATAGAAATCTTAAAACCCAAATGTTCGGTCATTATGACCACTGCATTTACAGAATATGCTGTTTCTGGGTATGAGTACCAAGTTTCTGATTATTTAGTGAAGCCTATTCGATATGAAAGATTTTTGAAGGCTGTAACAAAAATATTAAATGAATTTCCTAAAGTGGCATCAAATATCAAAGCCAATGAAGATGAATTCCTTTTTGTAAAAACCGAGCATCGTGGTAAATTCAAGAAGATTGAGTTTAGTGATATAAAATATGTGGAAGGCTTACAGAATTATATACGTATTTATCTCAAAAGTCAAGAAAGTGCAGTAATTACGTATATAAGGATAGGTGAAATTATGGAAAAGCTACCCTTAAGTAAATTCGTTAGGGTTCATAAATCCTATATTGTAGCATTAGATGAAATAGAAGCACTGGATGGAAATGAAATATTTTTAAAAACAATGTCGAGAATACCCGCAGGAGGTGTTTATAAGTCCGAACTCCTTGAAAAATTTAAAGACTCCTTCATAATTGGTAATCAGAAAAAGGGAGGTTTGAAATAACCCCCCTTTCATTTTGACAATAAAAAATTCCCTATTTTTTCAAAAAAATTGAAATGTACTGGCCCCAATCTACACCATCCACATCATATATTCGGAGCCTTTCTTCAAGACTTAATCTCTTTGTATAATTTTGAAGTAGCTTGAAATTTACTTTTCTACTTGTTGATTTTATTTCATAAACCTAAGCTACAAAATCAATTTTTTATTCTCATAAACCCATTTTAGTATAGGTAAAATTAGCATTTGTATAATTATATTGTTGTTTTTACGCTTTTAATCTAAATTCAATTCAAAACAAACAGTCAATTGATATAACAGAGCTTTTATTAAGTATTAAATTACTAAAGAAGTTTTTTTACTGAATAACAACCTTATCTTCATTAATATGATTAGCGTAAAATGAAAATAATTCAAACGTTGTATGCTAATAATAATTTAACTCCTATTTCAAATAGGTTTGGTTGGCTTAGACCTGAATTTCATTTAATGAGTTGGGCTCTAAGTTGTTTACAAATTAAGAAATTTCATAAAGAAGTTCATTTATATGCAAATACTTCTGGAGCAGATTTACTTGTAAATCAACTCAAATTACCCTATGACTCTGTCAATATCTCACATGATGACTTGGTATTAGCGAATGAAAATTTATGGGCTTTACCAAAAATATTTACATATTCATTACAAAAAGAACCTTTTTTGCATATTGATGGAGATGTCTTCCTTTTTGAAGCTTTACCCAAAAAACTTTTAAGAAATAGTTTAATTGCACAAAATATTGAAAAGGCTACAAAATTTTATCAAACAACTCAAAGTGAGTTAATGTCAAATTTTGAATATTTCCCCGATTGTGTCAGAAAAGACTTATACAGTGAAAAACCAATCAATGCAGTCAATGCTGGCATTTTAGGTGGTCAAAATTTTCTTTTTTTTCAGAAATATACAAAATTAGCATTTTCATACATAGATAATAATGTGGATTATTTGTCAAAAATAAATGTAAACAAGTTCAATGTTTTTTTTGAACAACATTTATTTTATTCATTAGCAGTTCAGGAGAAAATCCCAATCAGTGTTTTGTTCAATGAAAAAATTAATGATAATGAGTACGAAGGTTTCGGAAATTTCCATGAAGTGCCATTCAAAAAACATTATTTGCACCTTTTAGGAACTTATAAAAGCCATCTCCATACATGTATACAAATGGCGAATAAACTTCGACAGTTATACCCTAATTATTATTACCAAATTATTGCATTATGCAAACAAAATGACATTCAGCTTTTAACCAACTTTTATGCTGAAAATAATTTATTGACATTGCCAGATTACCAAAAACTCCATAAAAGAGCTAAGAGTATCTATAAAAAATCTAAGTTTTTAACTAAAAACAGGCAAAAAAGTAAACATATAGAAGTATTTGAAGAGTTATACAATATTGAAAAAATCATAACATTAAAGAATATTATAAATCAGATTGATTACACAGATAAGCCATTTACAAAAAATGAATTAGAAGCTGATTTTCAACTATTCGCTGAAAATATTGCAGTAACTTTAAAGAGATATATACCTAATGAGTTATTATATGGTAGAGATATAGAAGCAACAAACTGGTATTCTTTAATATTTGAACATGAGGAAAATATTAAAGAAGTTCAAATTATCAAGTGCAATGAGCCTACGATTATTACTTCTGATTACGATTGGGCAACTATCTTGAACAAGTTTTTGCTATCAAATATAAGAATAAGGTATTACGAATCTTTTGAAATTTCAAAAGGCAATTTTAATAGCTTGATAGTTCCCGAAGTCTACACTGAAAAGTTTTCTTTATATGATTTGGAAGATATAGACGTGATAATTTTACAAATTTTGACAAAACCAATGCCAATTAAAGATTTATTCATTGAAATACAAGAATATTTTGACGCTGATGTTATCGAGAACTATGCTCAAAAAGTATTCGATTTTTTAATTGTTTTGCTAAAGCAATTGGTTCTGAAAAAGGCAATAATGCCTGTAAATCTATAATTCACCTTTGACAAATAAAAAACTAAACTTATGGCTTACTCTTTCAATACAGAATTAAAATCAATTGCTGCAAAATACATAGAATTATTGCATGGAAAAGTTACAGTTGGTACGATAAAAAAGGACATTGAAGAAAACCCCTACTATCCAAGTCTGTTGGCATTAAGTGATACTTTTGGTAGGTATAATATTACAAATGAGGCGTTTAAAGTTCCGTCTAAAGATTTTGATAAACTCGCAACAGATACGCCATTCGTAGCTTTTACGAAAATACCTAATATTGGAACTGACTTTGTGTTAGTAACTAAAATTTCTGAACAAGCGATAAGTTATTTTCATAAAAATAGAAAAGTTGAAACAGTTCCAAAAGAAATTTTTTTAGAGGGATATAAAGATGTTATATGGAAAGCACAACTAAACGAACAAAGTGGTGATGCTGATTATGAAAGAAAGTATAGAGTTGAAAAAAATGAACAAAACAAAAAAATAGCATGGATTTTTACTACCATAGTAGGCTTTTTGTTAATTGTTGGGGCAAATATTAGCCATGAAAATACTTTTTCGATAGTCAGTATTACATTTTTGAAAATTATTGGTATTATCACTTCATGTTTACTACTTGCTTATGAAGTAGATAAAAACAATCCGTTTGTCAAAAATATTTGCTCCATAGGTGGACAATCAAATTGTGATGCGGTTTTGAGTAGTAAAGCTGCAAAAATAGGTGGTATCAGTTGGGGAGAAATCGGTTTTTTCTATTTTATTGCAACTACTTTGGGGCTATTAATACCTAATTTATCATATGAAATAAAAGCAACATGTGTGACTGTGGCCAATATTTTTGCAGTACCTTATATTTTCTTTAGTATCTATTATCAGTGGCGTGTAATAAAACAATGGTGCCCTTTATGTTTAACTATTCAGTTTGTATTAGCTTCCGAATTGATTTGGAGTGTCTTTACGGTTTGGCAATATCCTTTCATAAATATTTTGCAACTCCCAATATTACTCACCATACTATTTTGTGTATTAATACCTGTCATTTCGTGGTATGCTTTAAAATCTATTATAACTAAAGCCAAAGACCATGATTTATATTTATCTGCCTATAAAAGATTACAATATAATCCTGATATTTTTAAAAGTTTACTTCAACAACAAGCACAAGTACCTGATGGTTGGCAAGACTTAGGTATTGATATTGGCAACCCTTATGCACAAAACACAATCATAAAAATATGTAACCCTTATTGTGGACCTTGTCAAAAGAGCCATGTAGAATTGGGACATATCATAAAAGAAAATAAAAACATTAAAGTGAAAATAATTTATATGGCTAGAAATAATGAATTTGATAAAGGCCGTTTTGTGGTCAAACATTTGTTAGCAATTGCAAAAAAAGGTGATTTAAATATAACACATTTGGCTCTTGATGATTGGTATTTAAATGCTGAAAAAGATTACGATTTATTTGCCAATAAATATCCAATAGGTGGGGATAGTTTAAAAAAACAAGAAAAAGAGTTAGACACCATGAGTCAATGGTGTGACATTACAGATGTTACCTATACACCAACGATATTCGTTAATGGTTTTAGATTACCTGAAAACTATAAGACTGAAGAACTAAAATATATTTTATAAAAATATTCTTGCAAGGAAACAGGGTAGCCGAAAACTGTAGATAGAGTAGGTACAAAAATAAACCATATGTTAAAATGAAAATGAATTTTGAAGATATCACTGGTGTTTTAAACCGTGATGAAATGAAAAAAATTATGGCTGGTTCGGGGACCTCTTGTTCAACAAAATGTACGCCTCGAAATGCTACAGGTCCAATCGGTTGTTATCCATCTAATGGAACATCTGGCACCTGTAGATGTTTAGATGCTGATAAAAGTTGTTCCTAAATAGTTTTTAGAATGTTATTTTTGATTGAGTTATACATCGAAAATAGCATTCTAATTAATGCTGAAAAAATATAAACACTAAAAAAATGAATGCTAAATTTTGTTGTCTCCTTTTTGTGGTACTACTATCAATTCGCTTTGAGGTAAACGCTCAAAAGAAATTTACTTTAAAACTACAATTCTCTAAATATATTGATAATACGAGTATTCAAGTAAAATATGATAATGGAAGAGATGAAATTAACATTCACCCTGTTATAAAAAATAATTCTATCGTAATAACCGATATCTTTTATTCTAAATATGCTACAATATTAATTAGTTACTCATATGGAAACTATAACTACAATAATAGTTTTTGGGTCTCTAATAAACCTGCGACAATCAATTTTTTGAATAACTCAAAGGATGAACCATTCAAAAAATACAAATTAACAAATGCATATGATATTAAATATATGGGAGAAGAAAAATTCTCAAAGTTTATGGCTGTTGAAGATAAGGATTTTTTTGATTTTATTACTAAAAATGGAGCTAATATGAATGATTCATTAGTTCAAATTGCTTTCAAAAAAGGGGCAATACGTAGTAAAAGAAAATTAGAATTTGTAAAAGAAAATGGCTATTTATATTATGCATTTTGGCTTTTTAGAAAAGAAGTTGCATTTTGTGATACAAGCATAACTACTTTGATGGATGTGTATGATAAAACTTTTTCTAATAGTTTCAAAAAAAGTATTGAGGGAACTGAAATAACAAAAATATTAAATGGAAGAGCTTTAAAAAAGGATTCTCAAGCTCCAACCTTCATAACTAAGGACGTAACAGGCAAAATTATATCATTAGATAACTATAAGAATAAGTTTGTATTACTCACTTTTTGGGCTTCTTGGTGCGGTCCTTGTGTGGAAGAAATGCCTGCCATTAATGCAATGAGAGAAAATTATTCTTTGGATAAATTTGAAATTATTTCTGTTACACTTGATGATGATTTGACAAAGTTCAAAGAGGCTGCTGTGAAATATAATATGAATTGGAAACATATTTTTGGTGATAAAGATTTAGTTAAGAAATATGGAGTTATTGGTATCCCAGAGATATATTTGATTGATAAATCAGGTAAAATAATTTATAAAAGAGAAGAAGAAAAGGATTACAAATTGGAATATTTGACCAAATTAGTAGCCGAAAAACTTTAGAAAATGCTGATTCTCGACTCCATATGGAAAACTATTCCTTGGAGGAAGTTTAAAACAAGCAACTGTTAATGTTAAAAAAAATGATGATGATACTGAAATTATAGTTAAAATTGCTCTTATTGAAATATCAGTTCCTGATTTAGTAGATATGTCTGAGATTGTGGTAAACAACGGCGTTGATAATGGAAATAAGGGAGAAGGTATTTCTGAGAAGTTTGTGATTAATGATGATGCTAAAGAATTAACAATATCAGAGGAGGTTATTCCAACAGAAGTGTTTGAATTAAGTAATTATCCTAATCCAATAGAAAGTAATGCCACAACAGTTACAATAAAATTACTAAAAACAGAAGAAATTGAAGTTGAACTGTGTAATTATGATGGTAAAGTTTTAAAGGTGAAGTTAAAAAAGAAGAGGTGTTAGAATTTCAAATTAGAACGGATAAGGTATCTAATGGTATTGGATATATAAGATTGATTACTGTTAAAAAAAATATTGGTGGGTCAAATATTAATCAAAAGATAGTATGAAAAACCATCTGTTTTTTTTCTAATGTATTTCAGTAATATTGGTTTTACAAAAAAATATTACTGAATTTCAGTGAGGGAGTGTTAAAAGTATTCCTCTAACTGATTTTTTTAATAACAGTAATAATAGTGGAAAAATAACTTCCTACATTTCAATTCTTCTTTCTCATAGAATCCAGAAATCTAATTTATATTTAGAAACAGGGGTAAGATTTAATTTTAAAAATTTCAAATTTCAGCAGAATTTAGATACCCTTTCTTATTTCGGAACAATATATTCTCAGCCTAAGTACAGAATTATTTCAGTAACTTTATTATTTAGTTTTCATAAAAAAATAGATGTGAATTTTAGCCCTATTTCTGAAAAGAAAAGCATAATTATTCTTGCAAGGGTCTATCGTTTGATTTTGTAAAGGAATTTTCGATAAGAAATTGAATTGACAGGAAAAGAATTTAGTATTAAAACAATTTTTAAAGATAACTTTTCATTTCAATCAAATACTGGCGTTTCGTTTAATAGTATAGTCTCATATTCTATTTTAAAATTCCAAAACAACAAATATCTTTATTTACTAGGGAGTTATAAATATCCATTTTATAATCAAAATGGGATAGATTTAAATTATGATATAAATGGAAATATTAATAAGTATGAAATCAACAAGGTAAAATTCCAAGAAATTTCATTGGGATTTCGGTTACGTTCTTTTTGAGAAACTTCATTTTTTATTCGCTGATATAGTTTTTATCGTTAAACTGATTTAAAACCGTAATGAAACTATCAGCGGAAGTGTCAATTGCTTTTAAAACAAAAATAGGATTCCATGTATGCTTAATCCAATGATTTAGTACAAAAAAGCCTACGTAAAAACTTACTAATGCAAGCGGTATGAGCAAATCTACTAGCTCTGTTAACCGTCGATATCAATACAGAATCTAAGAAAGTAACTCAAATTTGCAAAGAAGGGCTCGAAAAAAATCACTTTTACACTTGAAAATATGTCTTGCCATGACAATCATTAAAAAAATAGATTTTATTTGTTTGTTCACTTATTCATTTGTCAAAGTTATACTCCCGTCTATTTTTATCAAAAAACCGATTTAGTATAGGTAAAATCAGCATTTATATAGTTTTATTGTTGCTTTAACAATTTTAATACAACTTTTGCACAATTAGAATTTAGACTCTAAATCATTTATCTAAATCATGTTTAGATTTACCCAATCAAAGGATAATGCCGTTGCGGCAACTTACCAATACCTGAAAGCTATTGGTGCAAAAGTAACTGAAGAAACTGTAGAAGAAACCCTCAAAAACCACCCTGATTACCCAAGTCTTTTAGCAGCCAGTGATGCACTTAAGGAGTGGAAAATTGAAAATTTGGCGGCACGCATAACACCCGAACAATTGAGCGAATTACCCACACCATTTTTGACTCATCTGTATGTGGATGGCGGAATATTTGCTTTGGTGAAGTCTGTAAAAAATGATGCCGTTGAGTGGATACACACAAAAGAGGGTTTTAAGAGTGATAAAACTGAGGATTTTTTAAAGAAATGGAATAGTGTAGTTTTAATGGCAGAAGTCAATACCAACTCTGGTGAAAGAAACTTTATTGAAAACAATAAAAAAGAAACTCTCCATAACTTACGGACTCCCACACTCATACTCGGAATTCTATTACTTATTATTAGTTTATTTTATAATAAGTTTAGCACGGATTGGCATTATAATACTTTATTGTTTACAAAGCTTGCGGGTGTTATAGTTAGTTCATTATTGCTTTGGCAGAGTATAGATAAAAATAATCCATTTATTAAAAACCTATGTAAAGCAGGGGGTAAAGTTAACTGTAATGCTATTTTGAGTTCAAATGCTGCACAAGTTACTTCTTGGTTGAGTTGGTCAGAAGTTGGCTTTTTCTATTTTGGAGGTGGATTTATAGCTTTATTAGTAAATCCCAGTTCAATGTTTCTACTTTGGGGGATTGGAGCAACAGCATTATTGTATACGTTTTGGTCACTCTATTATCAAGCATTTGTGGCGAAACAATGGTGTACACTTTGTTTAACTGTACAGGTTCTTTTTTTGGTAGAATTTTTCATAAACATAAATTACATTCCATTATTAACTAAATACTCGCAATTAATGAATGTTAGCGAATTTGTATCTTTCATTTTTGGGGTAAGTATAGTTAGTCTGCTCTGGGTATTTTTAAAACCCATTTTACAAAAAAGTCAGCAAGTTTTACCTTTAAAAAACAATCTCAGACGCTTTAAAAACAATCCTAATCTATTTTTGAGTTTATTACAAGAACAAGTAGAAATGCCCTATGTGCCTACAAATACGATTAATTTTGGTAACCCTAATGCAGAGCATACTCTAACGATGGTAACGAACACATTTTGCCAACCATGTGCCAAAACTCATAAATTAATTGGGGAATTATTAGAAAACAACGAAAATCTGAATTGCAAAGTCGTATTTTTAGCCAGTAATATGGCAGACGACAAACGTGGTATAGTTGCTAAAACCATTCTTTCCTTACCAATCCCACAGCAAGCCGAAGCATTGCACCTTTGGTATGAAAACGAAGAACGAAACATTGAGAAATGGCAAAAGCAATTAGGTGCTGTGATAGAAGATAAACGCATAGAAGATGTCATTAGCCAGCACCAATTATGGTGCGAAATAGCTAAAATTGAAGCAACTCCCACACTTTTTTTAGA of the Emticicia oligotrophica DSM 17448 genome contains:
- a CDS encoding lantibiotic dehydratase, translating into MKQKQVAGIVLNGIEILSKLSSEQDDTLRAFKDAFSEKYDRQFVPLGEVLDSEFGIGFPQLKMFGTVESSQIINQIDYKSEGRSRSNLNTNVEKLWVSKYEQAIRNNACEIEITDEDVIHFSSKVSKMSPTFSVITSNVNISDKEYIILTEVGCSTGINLLGRFCFANPEIKSLAMNIAQKEKEYYKNTIIAEVVHLPEKRVGNILSRPSFFDYEIDYLSGSCIEPSKQITITDLSVGVIDDEIILFSTKFNRRVIPRLSNAHNFSNDSLPVYNFLCSVQHQGIKSLFIEMGDWEKYVTYTPRIRYKNVILRLAKWVLYKSHSEMIKKESLVMFCKNWKIPKYVSITDGDNELVIDTLSNIGIDLLLDNLKNNEKTILTEWLHFSDKPTLTKLGEPFVNQTIFAFYKTVEGPKSAYISTSNIKKQFIPGSEWLYIKIYCGTQMADLLLLKITEIITDWVGQRIEKWFFVRFNDPHHHLRIRFFVNNEQDRAALIEKINQKLESIKDYLPFWKVQHDSYERELGRYGIENIELSETLFFIDSSIYSEILVKLGSFDDSSRWYLGIYHVHNWLDLFGYKLDDKLLLVEKLRESFANEFINDSSLKEKLSSLYRTERTIIDKIASGEGDMLFSYRPIKSVFKKYRSVLNKSKWFERIKKSDDLVASYLHMSINRWHISNQRLNEYIIYDVLFRSYRSLTKRNSINVKAKD
- a CDS encoding sensor histidine kinase, with amino-acid sequence MNLANNIKLREKGILLNWWIHGLFWNTYVFIAFNAYLIEPKNISTVDRFIDVYVHNLLAISVCFYLQFFLLLRLRGGWKLTSFILIFIVFTILRIIINDVLWRWGVTASSSKSTTTYLDGFIIYFFFGGMGTGFYFAINTIKKQEVIFLLEKDKYNNEIKLHEEKIRNQQLQIEGQKSEMSRLNAQINPHFLFNTLNFFYSEVRTLHPKISESILLLSDIMRYSLIENHNADLVPVEGEINHIKNYIDLQKNRYNDIMNLSLNIVGGSNCKNKTIPPMILLTLIENCFKYGDLFDSNESCQINIILEEDRFLYQSVNKVQHQTSYLPSTEIGQSNIKARLKMIYGEENFQFKTDVKNNRYYCNLSINYY
- a CDS encoding LytR/AlgR family response regulator transcription factor, giving the protein MLRCFIVDDEPPAINLLTQYINETPFLQLIGSATDPTQALNEIKFLEIDILFLDIQMPKITGFELIEILKPKCSVIMTTAFTEYAVSGYEYQVSDYLVKPIRYERFLKAVTKILNEFPKVASNIKANEDEFLFVKTEHRGKFKKIEFSDIKYVEGLQNYIRIYLKSQESAVITYIRIGEIMEKLPLSKFVRVHKSYIVALDEIEALDGNEIFLKTMSRIPAGGVYKSELLEKFKDSFIIGNQKKGGLK
- a CDS encoding DUF6734 family protein yields the protein MKIIQTLYANNNLTPISNRFGWLRPEFHLMSWALSCLQIKKFHKEVHLYANTSGADLLVNQLKLPYDSVNISHDDLVLANENLWALPKIFTYSLQKEPFLHIDGDVFLFEALPKKLLRNSLIAQNIEKATKFYQTTQSELMSNFEYFPDCVRKDLYSEKPINAVNAGILGGQNFLFFQKYTKLAFSYIDNNVDYLSKINVNKFNVFFEQHLFYSLAVQEKIPISVLFNEKINDNEYEGFGNFHEVPFKKHYLHLLGTYKSHLHTCIQMANKLRQLYPNYYYQIIALCKQNDIQLLTNFYAENNLLTLPDYQKLHKRAKSIYKKSKFLTKNRQKSKHIEVFEELYNIEKIITLKNIINQIDYTDKPFTKNELEADFQLFAENIAVTLKRYIPNELLYGRDIEATNWYSLIFEHEENIKEVQIIKCNEPTIITSDYDWATILNKFLLSNIRIRYYESFEISKGNFNSLIVPEVYTEKFSLYDLEDIDVIILQILTKPMPIKDLFIEIQEYFDADVIENYAQKVFDFLIVLLKQLVLKKAIMPVNL